The Ranitomeya imitator isolate aRanImi1 chromosome 3, aRanImi1.pri, whole genome shotgun sequence genome has a window encoding:
- the LOC138672354 gene encoding uncharacterized protein, which produces MELRPTESNLTERETGSDSELLIDPVAEDAEMAGPSGQATGSNHPPPPPQPAAASSAPQEENPEVDEGAQSSSPTLALDTSPQPTTRPNRGRRRRVALNIGTRRQVDTGVLDYLSRAAHEDGEEAYFRSLARYLRPIPRSLMRRTRGCIQIVLDAATPPNNPTNIFNYLERWQMSSTNLLAVQDLPQDQSQTVSAPPQQPIAPQQQPAQSTQQAQNRGIYDFAAHPQSDHLNRHMFGGWSQHVSARHGHIGGSDQMGQSSTQDLMPFYPPHQVLAHTHARNLQQHPQFMSALTQVDSVVGQPPRPSSAHAGHPPSPSPPPTYHNL; this is translated from the exons atggagctacgacc aacagagtcaaatctgactgaaagagagactggatctgactcagagttgctgattgaccctgttgctgaagatgcagaaatggctggaccatctgggcaagcaacaggcagcaaccacccaccaccaccaccacaaccagcagcagcgtcttctgctcCACAGGAggaaaatcctgaggttgatgaaggagcccagagcagcagtccaaccttggctctggatacatcaccacagcctactaccagaccaaaccgtggtcgtcgcagaagggtggctttgaacattggcaccaggaggcaagttgataccggggtgttggactatttgtcccgagctgcccatgaagatggggaggaagcttacttccgcagtcttgcccgctatttaaggCCAATTCCACGCTCGCTCATgcggcggaccagaggttgcatccaaattgtgctagatgcggcaacacccccaaacaaccccactaatatttttaactatcttgaacggtggcaaatgtcatctacaaaccttctggcggtgcaagaccttccacaggaccaatcacaaactgtgtcagcaccaccccagcaacctatagctccccaacaacagcctgcacaaagcacacaacaagcccaaaacaggggtatttatgattttgcagcacatccccaatctgaccacttgaacagacacatgtttggaggctggtcccaacatgtgtctgctcgacatggccatattgggggttctgaccaaatgggtcaatccagtacccaggacttgatgcccttctaccctccacatcaagtgttagctcATACACATGCTCGCAACTTGCAGCAACACCCTCAATTTATGTCTGCACTAACACAGGTAGAcagtgtggttggtcaaccacccaggccaagttccgcacatgctggacacccgccatcaccatcaccacccccaacctaccataacctgtaa